In Halichondria panicea chromosome 13, odHalPani1.1, whole genome shotgun sequence, one genomic interval encodes:
- the LOC135346066 gene encoding BLOC-1-related complex subunit 5-like isoform X2 — MQPSVPSDAGARGVEPNTSISSDLSPEEDSIPYTAYSQEKHGPPLSSVTQSLPAYPLRGGVTVVNTLPDASWRAAKPLELQKLDKLPRFWPILRSSLESMPPQEKISDGVQYKEILSLCIRYQEHLSEAAKIVSTEQKALASRLKDIEMFSAGIMQQMIRRQENLLRTNTHLQKVTEVEQALTKIKTKLDSCVPVVRRMNSYLPEENRLETFRLFPEVESDSEDDKSGESADSQATDSYREPDT, encoded by the exons aTG CAGCCAAGTGTTCCCAGTGATGCTGGTGCCAGAGGTGTGGAGCCAAACACCAGCATATCCAGTGACCTGTCTCCAGAGGAGGACAGCATCCCCTACACTGCTTACTCACAGGAAAAACACGG CCCTCCTCTTTCCAGTGTCACACAGTCACTTCCAGCATACCCTCTG AGAGGTGGTGTCACCGTGGTGAATACCCTACCTGATGCCTCATGGAGAGCTGCCAAACCTCTTGAGCTGCAGAAACTGGACAAACTTCCTCGG TTTTGGCCCATTTTGAGATCGTCGCTCGAAAGTATGCCTCCCCAAGAAAAAATTTCAG ACGGTGTCCAGTACAAAGAGATCCTCTCGCTCTGTATTCGATATCAAGAGCATCTGTCGGAGGCAGCAAAGATTGTCAGTACTGAACAG AAAGCACTGGCTAGTCGACTGAAAGATATTGAGATGTTCTCTGCCGGGATAATGCAACAGATGATTCGCAGACAAGAAAATCTTTTAAGAACAAACACACATCTTCAAAAAG TGACTGAGGTGGAGCAAGCTTTAACAAAAATCAAGACGAAATTGGACTCTTGTGTGCCTGTAGTGAGACGAATGAACTCTTATCTCCCAGAGGAGAACAGATTGGAAACGTTCAGATTATTCCCAGAAGTGGAGTCGGATAGTGAAGATGACAAGTCAGGAGAATCTGCAGACAGTCAAGCCACTGATAGTTATAGAGAACCAGACACTTAA
- the LOC135346066 gene encoding BLOC-1-related complex subunit 5-like isoform X1, giving the protein MGQQPSVPSDAGARGVEPNTSISSDLSPEEDSIPYTAYSQEKHGPPLSSVTQSLPAYPLRGGVTVVNTLPDASWRAAKPLELQKLDKLPRFWPILRSSLESMPPQEKISDGVQYKEILSLCIRYQEHLSEAAKIVSTEQKALASRLKDIEMFSAGIMQQMIRRQENLLRTNTHLQKVTEVEQALTKIKTKLDSCVPVVRRMNSYLPEENRLETFRLFPEVESDSEDDKSGESADSQATDSYREPDT; this is encoded by the exons aTG GGGCAGCAGCCAAGTGTTCCCAGTGATGCTGGTGCCAGAGGTGTGGAGCCAAACACCAGCATATCCAGTGACCTGTCTCCAGAGGAGGACAGCATCCCCTACACTGCTTACTCACAGGAAAAACACGG CCCTCCTCTTTCCAGTGTCACACAGTCACTTCCAGCATACCCTCTG AGAGGTGGTGTCACCGTGGTGAATACCCTACCTGATGCCTCATGGAGAGCTGCCAAACCTCTTGAGCTGCAGAAACTGGACAAACTTCCTCGG TTTTGGCCCATTTTGAGATCGTCGCTCGAAAGTATGCCTCCCCAAGAAAAAATTTCAG ACGGTGTCCAGTACAAAGAGATCCTCTCGCTCTGTATTCGATATCAAGAGCATCTGTCGGAGGCAGCAAAGATTGTCAGTACTGAACAG AAAGCACTGGCTAGTCGACTGAAAGATATTGAGATGTTCTCTGCCGGGATAATGCAACAGATGATTCGCAGACAAGAAAATCTTTTAAGAACAAACACACATCTTCAAAAAG TGACTGAGGTGGAGCAAGCTTTAACAAAAATCAAGACGAAATTGGACTCTTGTGTGCCTGTAGTGAGACGAATGAACTCTTATCTCCCAGAGGAGAACAGATTGGAAACGTTCAGATTATTCCCAGAAGTGGAGTCGGATAGTGAAGATGACAAGTCAGGAGAATCTGCAGACAGTCAAGCCACTGATAGTTATAGAGAACCAGACACTTAA
- the LOC135346068 gene encoding coiled-coil domain-containing protein 115-like has product MSRQTEVCGELDEVLMNVMATLDELSALRKKYSDAVSEGYFYMSQARHTMGGPSTVSSLQYDARMVALVRLESTLKVDTSYDALTKLASSNELSSSIDFQVNRQDPTKPSPKVVIKQSDESQLRRRNVDKGSVEDVPLSKEPQETVFVNGHDEECTVRDPLKWFGVLVPPYLRRSQDHFKQCVLLAVELAGAQTKLETFRRRYRELLKEKKELVVGEDVTQRT; this is encoded by the exons ATGAGCAGACAAACAGAAGTGTGTGGGGAGTTGGATGAAGTGCTGATGAATGTGATGGCCACTTTAGATGAGCTGTCAGCCCTCAGAAAGAAGTACAGTGATGCTGTATCTGAG ggATATTTCTACATGTCTCAAGCACGCCACACAATGGGTGGACCATCGACTGTTTCGTCTCTTCAATATGATGCTAGAATGGTAGCTTTGGTACGTCTGGAATCTACCTTGAAAGTGGACACATCGTATGATGCACTCACAAAGCTTGCCTCCAGTAATGAACTGAGTAGTAGTATAGACTTCCAGGTGAACAGACAGGATCCTACCAAGCCCAGTCCGAAAGTCGTCATCAAACAATCTGACGAGAGTCAGCTTCGGCGAAGAAATGTGGACAAAGGTTCAGTGGAAGATGTCCCTCTCTCCAAGGAACCCCAGGAGACTGTGTTTGTCAATGGCCATGATGAGGAATGTACTGTGAGAGACCCTTTAAAGTGGTTTGGAGTGCTGGTTCCCCCCTACTTGCGTCGCTCCCAAGACCACTTCAAGCAAT gtGTTCTGTTAGCTGTCGAGTTGGCTGGAGCTCAGACAAAGCTGGAGACATTTCGGAGGAGGTACAGAGAGCTATTGAAAGAGAAGAAAGAACTAGTAGTTGGTGAAGACGTAACACAAAGAACGTAA